Genomic window (Capsicum annuum cultivar UCD-10X-F1 chromosome 10, UCD10Xv1.1, whole genome shotgun sequence):
GCAGATATGTCTACTAGACAATTTATGGATAGCATATAATAGAAGagacattaattattttatttcagttctaaatgcattaagttactattttactgagaaaaatactactaacaAGTTTAAATTCTATGTTGTTCTCATAGGATAGCAGCAAGGCGTGTTTCAGACTTGAATAGAGGTAATGGATGCCATAAAAGGTTATAAAACACCTCTTTATAAAGGTTTTTATGACCTCTCAGAGACTTTAGACTATGCTAGGAGAAAACTGggatcaaattattttattactccagCTTTAAGATcagaaacacaaaaaattcctcaatataatattaataaagatacaaacaaaattatattttgtgatcattgttcctctatgGCCGAAGCTTTTAAAAGAATGAATCAAGCCAATGAAGTTataagacaagataatgaaaaccttgtaaaagaaaaaggacaaatgttagaacatataagtattttacaatACCGTATAAAATCCTTCATTTTGAGCTTTCATAACAGACTCAGCCAATTTGTGAGACTCAGCCTAAGagttctccatcttctttaaaaatgaaaaaacccactgtatcgggtaatgatacaactagtccagctcaaacggtagctggtaaaaaCTTCTCAAATCCATTAATGGGTGTACGTTCCCCAATAAATGCAGAAAGACCTACTCTATcaggtaatgatacagctagtccagctcaaacggtagctggtaaagacttatcaaatccgTTGACGGCTGACACTTTGtcaaaaagtgtagggagaatactcccagcTATTTTAAAACCACAAGTACTCAAACAACATATGAAGGAAGCTCTTCTCAGAATAAGAAgggattttcattaagaaaaaaagtaaaatgaaaaaaaaaattagaaaaaataatagtagaTTCAATTAAAAAGTTGTTAGCAGAACAATTGCCTAAGGAGATAGCAATGAATCCAGATTCACCAGAGCAAAGACCcagaatttctttaattttaagaGAAGAAACAAGATCATCTAGAACCGGAACAAGACTAGGATTATCAGACGGAGACAGTGACAAATATGAACAAGAATACAACTCAACCATGGATCAATTTGCCCAAGACCCAAATGCAAACGATGATTCAGGAATGGAGTTTGACTCAGAAGCTTTACACAATTTGGATATGTAAGCAATGACGATATCTACAAAAGACAAAATAACAGACGTATGCAATATCAGATAAATAAATAGACGGAGGAGAATTAAAGAAATACATTAGCCGACGggcccacccaaaaaaaaaagagtgtgtgaaaaattttcttagttcttcattttttgGTAGCTATCAAGTTTTCAGGGGACTCCCGAAAGgaaaacctcacttcttccttaagatatgtaagtagtagttacataggtctttgtatttttctcccaagtttgtaaattatgtttgaattaatcaagtttatattttccttcacatgtgttttattattattaagatcCAGATCGCCGGCGATTTTTCGCCAGTTTTCTGATcttataaaatttgtaaattacttataaaaataccctcagtatatgattattctctcagtattttagcaataacgatggattaatctgtaaattcctcTGGACTTGAAAGTtcgaagaagatgaaaaaaaattgttgttattctcccggggtgtgattaaagaagatattgttaaaatacctaaaactgaagagaaagagatgaacaaggtataaaaattttaaaaaaatcaaaaaactcaaaaatgcaaaaataatatatattggaaGAAAATATACTTGAATCTTTATGACTTGGATTCTTAGACTGGACTAAGGACAACGAAGGAGGAAGTACTGAGTAGAACTTTACACCATATTAAAACATAACCGCTAATATTCTGCTTTAATATCACGATAACTCTGCTTTAATATCCTAAAATTACTTACCTgttttaattacttattatatataatttgctTGCTATTTATCTGTCTATAGTATTATACTAACTCTATAATCTACGATATATATTATAATacaatctaaatatatatatatatatatatatatatatatatatatatataaaagtaatatatattcttgcttattattattactagtagtAGTATAACTTGTCTATATATaagactataatatatatatatatatatatccttgttaatattatatatatagaatacatatataaatactaacatatatatatatacttatactttattcactacttatatatatactaacatatatatatatatatatatattagacttatattgcttatatatataaatactagttACTATTTAgctttgtttatatattatatctATCCGTACTGTcaataattattgttattatctgTTATCtgttctattattattatatagttatctatctatctatagtaTAACCCcttgtctattttatttataaccACTTGTCTATTTTATTCATAACTACTTGTCTATACCTTGTCTATTTTAGTTGTAACCATTTGTCTATTTTATTCATAACTACTTGTCTATACCTTGTCTATTTTAGTTATAAGCACTTATTTACTACTCACCTGTCTATTTTATTGGTATTTTATTATTAAGTTTTCtaaattactaatatatatatattagtaatttagaaaacttaataatataattttatacgaatagtcaatacatataatattaaattaaattgcAACTATATCACCACATTCGTCTTTTTAACATTCACACTGTATAGCAAAgtacattaatttttaattaattttattatatttgtgcttagttgagagaaagaaaaggaaCGAGCAGCtaatggaattcaaaattcattgcTAATACGTCTACTGATCCAAATTTGGCTCGGCCTAATAATTCACCAAAtaacattatgagacaatattaTTCCTTTTGTAATTTAGAAATATTccatttgaaaattaaaaatatatcctGCTAGACTTTCTACCTTTTAAAAACTGAAATTCAATTGGTCAAAACAttccttaaaacaaaaattataagtTCAAAATCTATCAAGcgataaatatatcaataaatcTCATCCTTTTCAACAAAAAGCGATGAAATTAAAGTAGGTACATTCAAGATATTACAGATCCTAAGGACAAAATATGGTAATAACAGAGAAAACAAGGGGTATTAAAGGAACTTTATTAGGGTCACATTACACTCATTCTCATCTCGGACGTAATTTACAACAAGAAACCATACCGATTGTGGGACCTACATCAATATCCAATAATATTTCGACAAGTGTAAACTTGCataaaagcaaaaaccacaacgaCGTCGTTAGTGACCAGCTGTTTTGCTTAGACGTAGCCTAATAGCCGACCTTTCTGCCTACATAGAGACGCAAAGAACATCCAAAGTTGGCGTAAGCGCCAAACTCTGTTTTCGTCagtttcattatatttatattaacgtctgattaatttaaatataaataatgtaaAGCTCATTCATTCGGAGAATATGCTTTCCTCAAggatattttatatttaagattTAATTTGAAATCTCTAATTAAGGAACACTAAACTGTGCGGTTAGCCTTTTAAGTGATGCCTAAGCCCAAGCTCACACATACcctctctctttttcatttttttttcccaTCATCCAACGGCTGAAAATCAATCTCAGCCACCTCCTCCTTTCTCCACCGTTTGATCTACTTTCATTACTTAAATACCCCTCCACCCCAACCCCATGTTTTTATTGTTGAATTTTAAGTTGCTGTTAGTTTAGGTTAGGCCTTCCTTCTTCCCTTTCCAACCCcgtttttctctctctaaaatttCTCTCCCCACCCCGAATTCTTGATACTTCATATCATTACAAGAATCAATCCAAGAACCTTTTTTTGGTCTAACTTATTCACATTGAGTTCTTCAATTTCTTTGGTTTTTTGGATAAGGTCTTATCTAAGCAAGTTGCAAAAAGTCAAATAATGACAATGCTGGTTCCACCGTGGTTAGAGCCTCTATTGAACAccgattttttttcaatttgccGAACTCACGGTGATGCAGCGCGGAGTGAATGCAATATGTACTGCTTGGACTGTAATGACAATGCCTTCTGCTTCTATTGCCGCTCATCTAAACATAAAGACCATCAAGTCATTCAGGTAACTGGTTCCACTAATCTGAATTCTGACTGTATAGTTATTCTTGATATCCAAAACATTCACATTATAATGATGAGTATCTTCATGATCTAGGGACGAAACCACAATGATAGTTACAAGTTAAGTAAAACTCAATAACTTTGACTTAAATTCTATATTCATGTCAAAAATACATTCAATATGTACAAattatctctctctatatatatatatatccggaactcataaattaaaactcTACACTCCGTGATTCTTGCAATGTATCTTTTTTACATATATCCTTGTGTTTCACTTTTACCTACAAAAATTAAGTAGGTAAATGGTGTGCACATTCTTTTTATTAACCAAATGAGCGTAGttgaaatttgtaaaaaaattttgTTGTTGAAATAGATAAGGAGATCATCATATCATGATGTGGTAAGAGTTTCAGAGATTCAAAAGGTATTGGATATAAGTGGAGTACAAACATATGTAATCAACAGTGCAAGAGTTTTGTTTCTAAATGAAAGGCCACAACCAAAGAGTAGTGGCAAAGCAAGTTCTCATGTTTGTGAAATATGTGGAAGAAGCCTTTTGGACACTTTTCGTTTCTGTTCTCTTGGATGTAAGGTAAATTATCTAAGTTAATATTAATCTCTTAATTTTGTTAGTATTATTCTTGATTAGTTCATTTtacctagttttttttttttggtgatggcataGCATTATTCATACATCATGGTTCATGATCATGTCCCACAAATTCATAATATTTCACATTTTGATCACCATCATTGATTGTAACTCCCTACCAAAGAATATGTATCATCTCCACTGTCATTATATCAATATGGTCACAGCTCAAACATTCAAGTAGCCTTGGATTGGCAATTTATAAATATTGACAAGGCGAAGCTATGTTGATGGAAGGGGTTCAATTGAATTCGGCTGGTCAAAATATTATACAGTACAAATAGAATAAAAGTATTTCTTTATAGTATAGTAATAAAATTGGTATAAAAATTGTTTCGAATCGTATGCTcggatttaaaatataatattcttacattttttttatatctatttattaaaaattttgactCCGTATTGATTACTATTAGAGAAGCCACATGGAGAGCTAGGGAGGTATAAATAGATACCCATGCCATCCTTTTCAAGAATAACCAATTAACCAATTTTTGTAATGCTATTTTTACATTTCCATTTTTGGGCTCACAAGTTTTATATACAATAGATATACAATGATTCATGACACCATTATATGCCTAGTTAATTTTCCCAGTAAACTCATCTTGAAATTTGACGTACATTTTGGAGCATATATCATTTGTTTTTAACATTACATATAGTGACTCATGACACCATTATAGGCCAAGTTAATTTTCTCACTAAATTCATCTTGAAATTTGACTTGCATTTTGGAGTATGCATCATTTGTTTCCATTGGCCCTTCCTTGGATTCTGCATAGCGGCTTATAGTGGATCAGACTACTTTTTTTGGTAATTTGTTTCTAACACTACACATATAGGACCATCATAGGTCaagtttatatacatatatatatatattccaagcGAAGTTATGATGAAGTAATCTTTAAAGATGAGTTACGATTTTTTGGACTATATATCATTTGTTTTTAATGACTTAGCTTGTAGGAATAAAGAGGAATGGAGATGCAAGCTTTATCTTAGATGCCAAGAATGAAGTAATAGCATTGCAAAGAGGTGAAGGCATATCATCAAGAGGAGGAAATCAATTGCGTGAAGGCTTAGAACATGACATATACCCAACCACCCCTCCTCCACCCCCTTCAAATGCTAGAAGAAGAAAAGGGATTCCTCATAGAGCACCTCTTGGCTCTTAACAAAACAATAATTTATTAAccaaaaaataatacatttaaaaaattactttataCAGCTCATTATTGTAAGGTCACATACACAAGGAGGGGTTGTAAAGGTTGATGAAGTTTCTTTTGAGGATGGTGGGGTCTTTGAAAGGAAGCCAAAAAACAACAAAGAATTCTCTTGTGGGAGAGAGAAAGAGAACAATAATGCACAATTTGTTATATCAGAAAGTTGGAAGATTATTGTACAttgtaattaatttaattattaagaaattaaaaaggtAAAGTGTTTGTTAAAGTTCATTTTACACTAGTTTCATTGGCCCACTAACCCACATGGGCCGTTTAATAAAGTGCCAacctttttatttgttttaactaaaaattacataaattttttatataaatacacaacttatgtttctaatattataaaaaagcctcaactctctaaacatattacaaaaatcacaacatatacacaaaatgttaTGTATCTattggctatgttatgtatattaatagagagagagtaaagtaattaagaaaGTGGGATAGAATGTAATTCCAAaaggattgatatttatgttatttatacttgtttTAATACATGCAAATCAACTTTCTTATCATTCTACCTAGTTTTGTCTTGTGAACAATAtttctaaaaattatacaagtacacaatttatgttttcaatattataaaaaatttcaactccctaaacatattacaaaaaaggttgatatttatgttatttatacataatatttTGTAGAAAAAACATCATCCACTAATCACTTTTTAGCTCTGTCGTGAAAAATAGCTATTATCTTAAAGTTTCAAATTTCACAAGTGATTTGATTGCAAAATCTGAAACTCCAAAACaacattctatttttttttttttggaaataaaCTCGTTTATTATCAGTAATTATTACAAagcagaaattaaaaaaaaaaaaaaaaaaaaaaaaaaattaacatccCCAATCCTGCTAAACAAAGATTAAGCTACCTCAGCTAAAAACACCGCCTATCCTCTACCAAACACATCAACCAAAACCTAGGAATAATAGTTTAAATTGTCCAAAACCTTGGCTAGTACCCTTTCCCACTCCTCAACAATGCACCTCCTGTACGATTCTTCTAATGAGAATATTTGTGCTACGTATAGTATATACCTTGAAATATTCTATCATTTCTCTCTTACCACACGTTGTAAACTCCAACAGTCAGGATCATTCGAAACACTTATGCCTTCGCCTTTTTGCCTTTGTACTGCAAAAGTAATTCACTCAAGCTCAGTTCGTCATTTCCAAGTCGATCGTCTCACCTGTTGCCATAGCAATAAAGCTTGCTACACCTTTTTCAGAGTAGGGATAGCTGAAGAACAAGTGACTGATAGACTCCATAGATCCATCATATAGCACACACTCAGTTTAAGCCACGCAACCCCACTTAGCCAATCTTTTCCTTGTAAGCAGTCTACCCCATACTGTCAAGTATGAAATAAACGTCCACCTCGGAGCAGCtgcatttttatatatatcattTTTTGCTAAGCCACCTTTGAGAATGCACCACGCATCTGCAGGTATACAAATTTTATGGAATATTTGTGCATTCTTGCTACATCATTCTCCTGTCAACCTGCCTCCAAAAAGTATTTCTTGGCCTTGAGAATTCTTTGGACAAGCCAAGAAGCTTGTGGTGCCGAAACACCCCATATACCTTGTCGCCCATAGTAAATATGAACTCATTGCACTCACAGTCGTTTCTTTTTTGAGCACAAATTCCAAAGAAGTTTACCAATAACAACCTTGTTCCACGTCTGAATTTCCAAAAAATTTAACCCTCCAGCTGTTTTAGGACAACATAACGTGTCCCATTCAACAGAAGTTTTTCTGGAATTCTCCACTCCCCTCTGTCCATAAGAATTTCCTACATACTGTCTCAGCATATTTGATCACTTCTTTTGgcgaaataaaaatttgagaccAAAAGAGTTGCACAACAAATAGGATACTCTTAATGAGTTGAGCTCTCCAGTGTAGGACAAGAACCTGAGTCTAATTTTGAATTCTCTCTGGGATCTTGTCAAACATAGGTGTAAACACCTAAAATTTGTAGGACTCTTCAAGAAGAATGCAAATTATGTTAGAGTTTTAggaggctactttaccctaaattcCGCCTATTTCAGGCATCTTAAATATCCCATAATTCATGGATATTCGTAAAAAGATGGTatctccagtatcccacaaattcacgggatattcacaaagagatcaatgATCTGAAAATACCCAAGATCAAATCCAAACgttcctatgttcgagaaatacgtcATTAATGGCTCtcaaattacggagaaattcatatccaaatcttcatacattcgagAACTATGCTActgacggccctcgaattacggagagaagaatcaagggaggaacagatttgtaccccatcgtttatcaataaaactgttatttcttcatatttttatttgtggttgaaatttattttccatgaatctaaattatgttggaaacaaattgGCACACCCAGTGGAACCAAATCtatccttcatctcttctctcataaatcaaatctGCAAATTTGTAGCCGCCGCATAAAGATGAAAGCTCtattggtacttcaagactcgtcatcaaatctacaCAGGGACATTTGTAGACACCTAAAATTTATGGGACCCTTCAAGaagaatccaaattctgttagagttctaagaggctactttaccctaaatcccgcctatttaaagggtaacatattccCTGAAAGagacatcttgaatatcccataagctGATGGGTATTCATAAAAAGATCGGATCTCCAATATCTCACAAAAAATCATGGAATATTCATAAAAAGATCATCCTATATTCGAGAAtaagccactaacggccctcAAATTACggaaaaaatcaagagagaagaatcaagggaggaatagatttgtaaccacaatcgtttatcaatacaaatttcttatttcttcatatttttatttgtggttaaaatttatttttcatgaatttaaattatgttgc
Coding sequences:
- the LOC107843388 gene encoding protein RGF1 INDUCIBLE TRANSCRIPTION FACTOR 1, yielding MTMLVPPWLEPLLNTDFFSICRTHGDAARSECNMYCLDCNDNAFCFYCRSSKHKDHQVIQIRRSSYHDVVRVSEIQKVLDISGVQTYVINSARVLFLNERPQPKSSGKASSHVCEICGRSLLDTFRFCSLGCKLVGIKRNGDASFILDAKNEVIALQRGEGISSRGGNQLREGLEHDIYPTTPPPPPSNARRRKGIPHRAPLGS